ATGTCACCACAGAAAATGATACGGCGTGGGAAATCCATAAACGTTATGGACAGCGGGCAACGAGTGAAACATGGATTGAAGAAGCGAAGAGTCAACTGGGGCTGGCTCATATTAAAACAAATGACTTCCTGGCCAATGCGGCGCTCTTTCAGTCGGCTATATTAGCCTACAACACACTCCGCTGGATGGCATTAACAAGCAACAATATACAGCTCAAAAAATGGGAACCAGAAAGTATTCGCGTCCACCTGATTTGTGTTGCGGGTAAACTGTTGACGGGTGGAAACCAAGTTCGGATTGTTTTGCCAGAACACCATTTACACACTGAGCCGTGGGATGACTGGTTAAAACTCGCCGCTTAGAAAACGAAACCATGGGCGTCGGATGCTTTGAAAAAGACAGGCAGGGGTTCTGCTGCTTGTTCTGCATTGAGCGAACAAAAAAACACTCGACTCGTTCAGCAGAAAGAACAACGAGGGCGTTATTCTGCTTCTTTAGCTTGAGGGTGGGTGATAATCCACCACCCTCAGGCCAATAAGTGATCACTTTTTGGGGGGGTGATTTGCGGTATTCTTACTTGCAGGATTTAGGTATTAACATTGTTGATTAAACAGATTTTTTTAATTTCGGGAGGTTTCAGGTG
This sequence is a window from Gammaproteobacteria bacterium. Protein-coding genes within it:
- a CDS encoding transposase codes for the protein VTTENDTAWEIHKRYGQRATSETWIEEAKSQLGLAHIKTNDFLANAALFQSAILAYNTLRWMALTSNNIQLKKWEPESIRVHLICVAGKLLTGGNQVRIVLPEHHLHTEPWDDWLKLAA